Proteins from a genomic interval of Benincasa hispida cultivar B227 chromosome 7, ASM972705v1, whole genome shotgun sequence:
- the LOC120081602 gene encoding rhodanese-like domain-containing protein 7: MLRYRASPLLALGMVSPLPSSSPSSFSSNPNFIPFNPSFPIPKPSSSLPLFLSSFLQKPTRSMTHSGCFSGPSPTPCEVEEMDSASLVVVSFYKFADLPDHAEFRSPLKNLCEELRVSGGIILAPEGINGSICGTRESVQKVLGFIESDERLKGLRQVETPVSPEEEAIHHGHTSSSPLAAGEDAPFRWDHVRVKLKKEIVTLGMPVISPVERVGQYVKPRDWNALISDPDIVVIDVRNHYETRIGKFKTAVDPCTTAFRDFPAWVEDKFQLPKSDCEHSNQGVEEETVNPEEDSPPRVAMYCTGGIRCEKASSYLLSKGFKEVYHLEGGILKYLEEVPKSESLWVGECFVFDKRVSVEHGLEQGTFKLCYGCKQPVSDADMESPEWEYGVSCPYCYFTKSEEEKERARARQRQFETWGIIGGPDKGRRPTQSDNNDDPPNSN; this comes from the exons ATGCTCAGATATAGAGCTTCTCCATTGCTAGCCCTGGGAATGGTATCGCCATTGCCCTCTTCTTCTCCCTCCTCCTTttcttcaaaccctaatttcatccCATTCAACCCCTCTTTCCCTATTCCAAAACCCTCCTCTTCTCTCCCTTTGTTTCTCTCCTCTTTCCTTCAGAAGCCCACCCGGAGCATGACTCATTCCGGATGCTTCTCTGGACCTTCCCCCACCCCATGTGAAGTGGAGGAGATGGATTCAGCATCACTTGTTGTTGTTTCTTTCTATAAATTTGCTGATCTTCCCGACCATGCGGAATTTCGCTCGCCCTTGAAGAACCTATGTGAGGAACTG CGTGTTTCAGGAGGTATCATTCTCGCACCTGAAGGAATTAATGGGAGCATTTGTGGAACGCGAGAATCTGTCCAAAAGGTTCTTGGATTCATTGAAAGTGATGAACGGCTAAAAGGACTAAGGCAGGTGGAAACACCTGTTAGTCCTGAAGAAGAAGCCATCCATCACGGACATACTAGCAGTTCCCCTCTTGCAGCAGGGGAAGATGCACCCTTTCGTTGGGATCATGTCAGGGTCAAATTAAAGAAAGAG ATTGTCACTCTTGGAATGCCTGTTATATCACCTGTTGAAAGGGTTGGACAATATGTGAAACCAAGGGATTGGAATGCACTGATAAGTGACCCAGATATT GTGGTCATTGATGTGCGAAATCACTATGAAACAAGGATTGGGAAGTTCAAAACAGCAGTTGATCCTTGTACTACAGCATTTCGAGATTTTCCAGCTTGGGTGGAGGATAAATTCCAACTTCCTAAATCAGATTGTGAGCATTCAAATCAAGGAGTTGAAGAAGAAACAGTAAACCCTGAAGAGGACTCGCCTCCACGTGTTGCCATGTACTGCACTGGAGGAATCCGTTGTGAGAAAGCTTCAAGTTATCTCCTCAGCAAAGGCTTTAAAGAG GTTTATCATTTGGAGGGTGGAATTCTGAAATATCTGGAGGAAGTTCCAAAGTCAGAGAGCCTATGGGTAGGAGAATGCTTTGTATTCGACAAGCGTGTCTCAGTTGAGCATGGTCTGGAGCAGGGCACATTCAAGCTTTGTTATGGGTGCAAGCAACCAGTGAGTGATGCTGACATGGAATCTCCCGAATGGGAGTATGGAGTTTCCTGTCCTTACTGTTACTTCACGAAATCtgaagaagagaaggagagagCAAGAGCTCGGCAAAGGCAATTTGAGACTTGGGGCATCATTGGCGGTCCGGACAAAGGACGGCGACCAACACAAAGTGATAACaatgatgatcctccaaattcaAATTGA
- the LOC120081760 gene encoding uncharacterized aarF domain-containing protein kinase At5g05200, chloroplastic has product MTSVSALRGVRLPFFNPQSPHHRLQFPAIATRHSNHGSRSNGFRLLARYSPAQDLFSSRFQTSIENLPKLLEDIVQTSINTGPRGPIRLAQGIQAFIGVGREWLADVTKSANSSAGLPTELQLGLLSPTYLRRLFERMGATYIKLGQFIASAPTLFPPEYVEEFQKCFDQAPPIPFEEIKKIIQDDLGRSIDSVYEYVDPIPIASASIAQVHGARLRGFQDDVVIKVLKPGIEDILVADLNFVYIVARILEFLNPELSRASLVSIVNDIRESMLEEVDFYKEANNIESFRRYLEDMGLTRQATAPKVYHHCSTRRVLTMQRLYGVPLTDLESISSLVPNPEASLITALNVWFGSLLACETFHADVHAGNLWLLRDGRIGFLDFGIVGRISPETWAAMDVFLASIATEDYESMASALIQMGATNNDVNAVAFARDLENIFSSIKDLDTEIVIATAREGRSGSTAVAANILVDERQMNKLFLDVLQVSESYGLRFPREFALLMKQLLYFDRYTRLLAPNMNMLQDQRISIVSNRRNKYKDSFR; this is encoded by the exons ATGACTTCGGTTTCAGCTCTTAGAGGCGTTCGATTGCCTTTCTTCAATCCTCAATCGCCTCATCATCGCCTTCAATTTCCCGCCATAGCTACGCGGCATTCCAACCATGGCTCCAGGTCAAACGGTTTTCGTCTCCTTGCTCGTTACTCTCCAGCTCAGGACCTCTTCTCTTCGCGCTTTCAAA CTAGCATAGAAAATCTGCCTAAACTGTTGGAGGACATCGTGCAGACCTCCATAAACACAGGTCCACGTGGTCCCATAAGGCTAGCTCAAGGTATTCAAGCATTTATTGGAGTTGGTAGAGAGTGGCTTGCAGATGTGACGAAG TCAGCAAATTCATCAGCTGGATTGCCAACAGAGTTGCAGCTAGGATTACTTTCCCCAACTTATTTGAGGAGGCTGTTTGAACGCATGGGGGCAACATACATCAAATTAGGTCAG TTCATAGCATCAGCTCCCACACTTTTTCCGCCAGAATACGTGGAGGAATTCCAAAAGTGTTTTGACCAAGCTCCTCCGATTCCCTTTGAAGAGATCAAGaaaatcatacaagatgatcTGGGGAGATCGATTGATAGTGTCTATGAATATGTTGACCCCATCCCGATTGCTTCAGCCTCAATAGCTCAG GTTCATGGTGCAAGGCTTAGGGGCTTCCAAGATGATGTGGTTATTAAGGTTCTAAAACCAGGGATAGAGGACATATTGGTAGCAGATctaaattttgtatatattgTTGCTCGCATATTGGAGTTCTTGAATCCCGAACTCAGCCGTGCATCTCTG GTATCTATCGTGAATGACATAAGAGAATCAATGCTTGAAGAGGTTGACTTTTACAAGGAGGCTAATAATATTGAGTCCTTCAGGAGATATTTGGAAGACATGGGACTCACAAGGCAGGCTACAGCTCCGAAGGTATATCACCACTGCAGTACTAGACGAGTTTTAACCATGCAAAGGCTCTATGGTGTTCCTCTCACAGACCTAGAGTCTATAAGTTCACTTGTTCCCAACCCAGAAGCCAGTCTCATTACTGCGCTTAATGTCTG GTTTGGTAGTTTGCTTGCGTGTGAAACCTTCCATGCAGATGTTCATGCAGGAAACTTGTGGTTATTACGTGATGGCCGTATTGGTTTCCTTGATTTTG gAATTGTTGGACGTATATCTCCAGAAACATGGGCTGCGATGGATGTATTTTTGGCATCAATTGCAACTGAAGATTATGAATCAATGGCATCTGCCCTCATCCAAATGGGTGCCACTAACAATGACGTCAATGCTGTGGCTTTTGCCAGAGAtctagaaaatatattttcctcAATAAAG GATTTGGATACAGAAATTGTGATAGCAACAGCCAGGGAAGGAAGGAGTGGCTCAACCGCTGTTGCCGCAAATATACTCGTAGACGAGAGGCAAATGAACAAACTTTTCCTTGATGTG CTCCAAGTTAGTGAATCATACGGGTTAAGATTTCCTCGAGAGTTTGCGCTTCTCATGAAGCAACTCTTGTATTTCGACCGTTACACCCGGTTACTAGCCCCAAATATGAACATGCTTCAAGATCAGAGGATTTCCATCGTTTCGAACAgaagaaacaaatacaaagacAGTTTCAGATGA
- the LOC120081603 gene encoding uncharacterized protein LOC120081603, which translates to MQVSASLIIPPPPPPSFHRPSTAVFPKFRPTPPISSPWLRHRAGAVEPRCVSQGGWGGSVAELDIEEWLKSGKLEEKCGGGGKGVVELLECLEKEAIMGEDEGKDPTDYNRRAKIFSTSSKVFQALKQHSDAAAPPPPPPPHHS; encoded by the coding sequence ATGCAAGTCTCTGCATCTCTCATAATACCACCGCCACCACCACCCTCCTTCCACCGCCCCTCCACCGCCGTCTTCCCCAAGTTCAGGCCAACACCACCCATTTCCTCACCATGGCTCCGCCATCGAGCTGGGGCGGTAGAGCCAAGATGTGTTAGTCAAGGTGGGTGGGGGGGCTCTGTGGCGGAGCTGGACATAGAGGAGTGGCTGAAGTCAGGGAAGCTGGAGGAGAAGTGCGGCGGCGGAGGAAAAGGAGTAGTGGAGCTACTTGAATGTTTGGAAAAAGAAGCCATTATGGGGGAAGATGAAGGTAAAGACCCTACAGATTATAATAGAAGGGCTAAGATTTTCAGTACCAGTTCTAAAGTGTTTCAAGCTCTCAAACAACATTCTGATGCTGCtgctcctcctcctcctcctccgcCTCACCATTCTTGA